A region from the Fusarium graminearum PH-1 chromosome 4, whole genome shotgun sequence genome encodes:
- a CDS encoding guanine nucleotide-binding protein alpha-3 subunit, whose protein sequence is MGACMSSSNEEVDQKKKSQAIDKILEEDSKRLRKECKILLLGSGESGKSTIVKQMKIIHLKGYSEDELFNYRPTVFKNLVECAKAVIMAMQQFDIEPQNEENKAHAEFLLEYQAESGPQAHIDAKVGAAVQALWNDPAKDLLMEHQTEFYLMDSAEYFFQEAMRIVATDYLPNEMDVLRARTKTTGIYETRFQMGQLSIHMFDVGGQRSERKKWIHCFENVTSIIFCVALSEYDQVLLEESSQNRMMESLLLFDSVVNSRWFMRTSIILFLNKVDIFKQKLSRSPLGNYFPDYSGGNDVNKAAKYLLWRFNQVNRAHLNLYPHLTQATDTSNIRLVFAAVKETILNNALKDSGIL, encoded by the exons ATGGGCGCGTGCATGAGCTCGAGCAATGAGGAGGTGGaccagaagaaaaagagtcaGGCTATCGATaagatccttgaggaagACTCAAAACGATTACGGAAAGAATGCAAAATCTTGCTATTAG GTTCCGGAGAGAGCGGCAAGTCGACAATTGTCAAACAGATGAAAATCATTCACCTCAAGGGTTATTCGGAAGATGAGCTGTTCAACTATCGGCCAACTGTTTTCAAGAATCTTGTCGAGTGCGCCAAGGCAGTTATTATGGCCATGCAGCAGTTTGACATCGAACCTCAaaatgaagagaacaagGCGCATGCGGAATTTCTTCTGGAATATCAAGCAGAGTCCGGTCCCCAGGCACACATTGATGCAAAAGTCGGTGCGGCCGTACAAGCCTTGTGGAATGATCCAGCGAAGGATCTGTTGATGGAGCATCAGACCGAGTTTTATCTTATGGACTCGGCAGAATA TTTcttccaagaagcaatgCGAATAGTAGCAACCGACTATCTGCCCAACGAAATGGATGTGCTCCGGGCGCGAACGAAGACAACAGGTATTTATGAAACAAGATTTCAGATGGGCCAATTAAGTATCCA TATGTTCGACGTCGGTGGTCAGCGAagcgagaggaagaagtggaTACACTGCTTCGAGAACGTAACATCCATTATATTCTGCGTTGCCCTGAGTGAATACGATCAAGTCTTACTCGAGGAGAGCAGTCAG AACCGAATGATGGAGAGTTTACTGCTTTTCGACTCAGTAGTCAACTCAAGGTGGTTCATGCGCACCAGTATCATTTTGttcctcaacaaggtcgataTCTTCAAGCAAAAGCTGAGCCGGTCACCACTGGGCAATTACTTTCCAGATTACTCAGGTGGAAACGATGTCAACAAGGCAGCCAAATACCTACTCTGGCGGTTCAACCAGGTCAACCGAGCACACTTAAACTTGTATCCTCA TTTGACGCAAGCAACAGACACATCAAACATCCGACTGGTTTTCGCAGCAGTCAAGGAGACTATCTTGAATAACGCGCTTAAGGACTCTGGCATTCTGTGA
- a CDS encoding glycogen phosphorylase — MGRALDNAMLNVGQKDIAKAGLSELGFRIEDIITQENDAALGNGGLGRLAACFLDSLASLNYPAWGYGLRYRYGIFKQEIVDGYQVEVPDYWLDFNPWEFPRHDVVVDEQIQFFGHVRKTTDSNGKSVAIWEGGEIVQAVAYDVPIPGYDTPTTNNLRLWSSKASGGEFDFQKFNNGDYESSVADQQRAETISAVLYPNDNLDRGKELRLKQQYFWVAASLYDIVRRFKKSSRPWREFPDQVAIQLNDTHPTLAIVELQRILIDIEHLEWDLAWDIVVKTFSYTNHTVLPEALEKWPVGLIQHLLPRHLQIIYDINLFFLQKVEKAFPNDRDILSRVSIIEESQTKMVRMAFLAIVGSHKVNGVAELHSDLIKTTIFKDFVEIYGPDKFINVTNGITPRRWLHQANPRLSELIASKVGGNGFLKDLTNLNQLEKYAEDKEFRKEWSEIKYANKVRLAKLIKSLVGVTVNPSALFDVQVKRIHEYKRQQLNIFGVIHRYLYLKSLTPEERKKVVPRVSIFGGKAAPGYWMAKQIIHLVNAVGSVVNNDEDIGDLLKVIFLPDYNVSKAEIITPASDLSEHISTAGTEASGTSNMKFVLNGGLIIGTCDGANIEITREIGENNIFLFGNLAEDVEDLRHNHQYGSHEIDPDLQKVFAEIEKGTFGSVHDFSALVAAVRDHGDYYLVSDDFHSYNETHKLVDEAYQNQEEWIKKTITSVSRMGFFSSDRCIDEYAESIWNTEPLVIHD; from the exons ATGGGTCGAGCTCTCGACAATGCTATGCTTAACGTAGGCCAGAAGGATATCGCAAAGG CTGGTCTTTCCGAGCTCGGATTTCGAATTGAGGATATCATTACTCAGGAAAACGATGCCGCCCTGGGTAACGGTGGTCTAGGCCGACTTGCTGCCTGCTTCCTCGATAGTTTGGCCTCTCTCAACTACCCCGCCTGGGGTTATGGTCTACGATATCGATATGGTATTTTCAAGCAGGAAATAGTAGACGGATATCAAGTTGAGGTGCCTGACTACTGGCTTGACTTCAATCCTTGGGAGTTTCCTCGACATGacgtcgttgttgat GAGCAGATTCAATTCTTTGGTCATGTTAGGAAGACCACAGATTCCAACGGTAAGTCCGTTGCCATTTGGGAAGGTGGTGAAATCGTCCAGGCTGTCGCCTACGATGTCCCTATCCCGGGTTATGACACACCCACTACAAACAACCTGAGACTCTGGTCCAGCAAAGCTTCTGGCGGAGAATTTGACTTCCAGAAATTCAACAATGGTGATTACGAAAGCTCGGTTGCCGATCAACAGCGGGCTGAGACCATCAGCGCCGTTCTATACCCCAATGATAACCTGGACCGTGGAAAGGAGCTTCGTCTAAAGCAGCAATACTTCTGGGTGGCGGCCTCCCTGTACGATATCGTCCGCCGCTTCAAGAAGTCCAGCCGTCCTTGGAGGGAATTTCCTGATCAAGTGGCCATTCAGCTCAATGACACCCACCCCACGCTGGCTATTGTTGAGTTGCAGCGAAtcctcatcgacattgagCACCTCGAATGGGATTTGGCCTGGGATATCGTTGTCAAGACT TTCAGCTACACCAACCACACTGTTCTGCCTGAAGCTCTGGAGAAGTGGCCTGTTGGTCTGATCCAGCACCTCCTGCCCCGTCACCTGCAGATTATCTACGACATTAATCTGTTCTTCCTCCAGAAAGTCGAGAAGGCTTTCCCCAACGACCGTGATATCTTGAGCAGAGTGTCTATCATTGAGGAGTCTCAAACGAAGATGGTGCGCATGGCTTTCTTGGCGATTGTTGGATCGCACAAGGTCAATGGTGTCGCGGAGTTGCATTcagatctcatcaagaccaccatcttcaaagaTTTTGTCGAAATTTATGGTCCGGACAAGTtcatcaatgtcaccaaCGGTATCACTCCTCGCCGCTGGCTACACCAGGCCAACCCTCGACTTTCGGAGCTTATCGCTTCCAAGGTTGGAGGCAACGGTTTCCTCAAGGATCTTACAAATCTCAACCAACTCGAAAAGTATGCTGAGGATAAAGAGTTCCGAAAGGAATGGTCGGAGATCAAGTACGCCAACAAGGTCCGACTTGCTAAGCTCATCAAGTCTCTCGTGGGTGTCACTGTGAACCCTTCCGCTTTATTCGATGTCCAAGTCAAGCGAATCCACGAGTACAAGCGTCAACAGCTCAACATCTTTGGCGTTATCCACAGATACCTTTACCTTAAGTCTTTAACCCCCGAAGAGCGCAAGAAGGTTGTCCCTCGTGTCTCCATATTCGGAGGCAAAGCTGCACCGGGATATTGGATGGCGAAGCAGATTATTCATCTCGTCAACGCTGTCGGCTCCGTGGTGAACAACGATGAGGACATTGGTGACCTTCTCAAGGTGATCTTCCTGCCTGATTACAACGTCAGCAAGGCCGAGATCATCACTCCTGCATCAGACCTCAGCGAACATATTTCCACGGCCGGTACCGA GGCGTCTGGTACCAGCAACATGAAATTTGTCTTGAACGGTGGACTCATTATCGGCACTTGTGATGGTGCAAAC ATTGAAATCACCCGCGAGATTGGCGAGAACAACATCTTCCTATTTGGAAATCTTGCTGAGGATGTCGAAGACCTCCGCCACAATCACCAGTACGGCTCACACGAGATCGATCCAGATCTGCAAAAGGTGTTtgccgagattgagaagggCACGTTCGGCTCAGTCCATGACTTCAGTGCTTTGGTTGCAGCCGTCCGTGACCATGGCGACTACTACCTGGTATCTGACGATTTCCACAGCTACAACGAGACTCATAAGCTTGTGGACGAGGCGTACCAGAACCAAGAGGAGtggatcaagaagacaaTCACGTCTGTTTCCCGCATGGGTTTCTTCAGCAGTGATCGCTGCATTGACGAGTACGCTGAGAGCATCTGGAATACCGAGCCTCTTGTTATCCATGACTAG